One window from the genome of Halodesulfovibrio sp. MK-HDV encodes:
- a CDS encoding P-loop NTPase fold protein, giving the protein MIAPDEGFTLEKDIFGYAKFGEQLEKFYASFDDPLVGVLDAPWGSGKSTFIKMWCGHMRNEGYPVIEFDAFKNDYTDDAFMALAGEVLLLAEELNGDAEEVRKEFVEKATNVIVAAGKGGLKALARKAFTEEGADEIGEALAGAADGAIDSLEAAVKEKLLSRKQEKAAFDSFAEALSTLSEQLGKPEGEGEEGKPLIFVIDELDRCKPTFALALLEKIKHFFSVPNVQFLLVTNLEQLGEVVKCEYGEGINGTAYLQKFYDMYFSLPVALNHGLTSVQESFAGYLLRTCESHVNGDWFVPLAENKNLSFREMLKVHAYAAAMVAGRNSITFGYEVVFIGLACMRLREPDLFAKAIDGALSSDDLESFFIPTDDCMRFYLQAFFVWD; this is encoded by the coding sequence GTGATTGCGCCAGATGAAGGTTTTACCTTAGAGAAAGATATTTTTGGCTACGCAAAATTCGGTGAGCAACTTGAAAAATTTTATGCAAGCTTTGACGACCCGCTTGTAGGTGTACTTGATGCTCCGTGGGGAAGTGGTAAGAGTACATTCATCAAGATGTGGTGCGGGCACATGCGCAATGAGGGGTATCCGGTAATTGAGTTTGATGCATTTAAGAATGACTACACGGATGATGCTTTTATGGCGTTGGCTGGCGAAGTTCTTTTGCTTGCTGAAGAACTGAATGGTGATGCTGAAGAAGTGCGGAAAGAGTTTGTAGAGAAAGCTACAAATGTGATTGTTGCAGCTGGGAAAGGTGGACTGAAGGCTCTTGCTCGAAAAGCTTTTACAGAAGAGGGCGCTGATGAAATTGGTGAAGCTTTAGCTGGGGCTGCTGATGGTGCAATAGATAGCTTAGAAGCTGCCGTGAAAGAAAAGCTCCTTAGTCGAAAGCAAGAAAAGGCTGCATTTGATTCTTTTGCCGAGGCATTATCAACGTTAAGTGAACAGCTTGGGAAGCCCGAGGGTGAAGGTGAAGAAGGTAAGCCGCTCATTTTCGTTATTGATGAGCTAGACCGTTGTAAGCCTACTTTTGCGTTAGCCTTGCTTGAAAAGATAAAACATTTCTTTTCTGTTCCTAATGTTCAATTTTTGCTGGTGACAAATCTCGAGCAACTTGGAGAGGTTGTGAAGTGCGAGTATGGAGAGGGAATAAACGGCACAGCTTACTTGCAAAAATTTTATGATATGTATTTCTCTTTGCCTGTTGCATTGAATCATGGACTTACAAGTGTTCAAGAGTCTTTTGCTGGCTATCTATTAAGAACCTGCGAAAGCCATGTGAACGGGGATTGGTTTGTTCCACTAGCAGAAAATAAGAATTTGTCTTTTCGCGAGATGCTTAAAGTTCATGCTTATGCAGCGGCTATGGTGGCAGGAAGAAATAGCATAACCTTTGGGTATGAAGTGGTATTTATTGGGTTAGCTTGTATGAGACTTCGTGAACCTGATTTGTTTGCAAAAGCCATTGATGGGGCGTTATCTTCCGACGATTTGGAATCGTTTTTTATTCCCACAGATGACTGTATGAGATTTTATTTGCAAGCTTTTTTTGTTTGGGATTGA
- a CDS encoding P-loop NTPase fold protein yields MFRRPPKFVATPEAPFENDKLGREKSIRNLTTLMEGTDTPMVMTVSAPWGSGKSSFVKMWKAHLESEKGGRHPCIMFDAWKHDFHKEPLLAVMGEIGSYLASQKKDSSNCSKAVDACLNHLPFLLRIGEKALKLYSTVDPTAAIGGAALAKGGDFAEAVKKYVSQEHSDVKTRMIKFKNALKAFVKEATKAPNSDPLYFFVDELDRCDPEYAIRLLESVKHFFDVEGIVFVLSVDRKKLGSMVKVRYGEGFNAEGYLKRFVDVDYQIKAPEHEEFILLLSEQLVPSLGDETRASRVAALATELAMSFTMAPRDVEKAFLKVPVLLATPNDVTSDDVLPLNERSLSWINQRVRRDTTHYVSRTMVKDFFHPILILLFIKEASERHYSNFEEAYDYRNEQNRKEWRQGRPESRYVNLIRESKGYAAHSDRNLDNKLVMSPDSYSEVKNLMYMLSAKTDYWTAQYDKLRGQLDSLDNIVFLSTE; encoded by the coding sequence ATGTTTCGTCGTCCACCTAAGTTTGTAGCTACACCTGAAGCGCCTTTTGAAAACGATAAGCTTGGTCGTGAGAAGTCTATCCGTAATTTAACTACGTTGATGGAAGGCACAGATACGCCAATGGTGATGACTGTTAGTGCTCCGTGGGGGAGTGGTAAGAGCTCATTTGTAAAGATGTGGAAAGCGCATCTGGAGAGTGAAAAGGGCGGAAGGCATCCTTGCATTATGTTTGATGCTTGGAAACATGACTTTCATAAAGAGCCATTATTGGCGGTGATGGGTGAGATTGGGAGTTATCTAGCTTCACAGAAGAAAGATTCATCCAACTGCTCAAAGGCAGTCGATGCATGTTTGAACCACTTACCTTTTTTGCTTCGCATTGGAGAAAAGGCACTGAAGCTTTATTCTACTGTTGACCCTACAGCTGCTATTGGCGGGGCTGCATTGGCTAAAGGTGGTGACTTTGCTGAAGCAGTAAAGAAATATGTTTCTCAAGAGCATAGTGATGTTAAAACGCGAATGATCAAGTTTAAAAATGCTCTAAAAGCGTTTGTAAAAGAGGCAACAAAAGCTCCTAATAGTGATCCACTTTATTTCTTCGTAGATGAACTTGATCGTTGTGATCCAGAATATGCGATTAGACTTCTTGAAAGCGTAAAGCACTTCTTTGATGTAGAAGGGATTGTGTTTGTGCTTTCTGTTGATCGCAAGAAGCTCGGCTCTATGGTTAAAGTCCGGTACGGTGAAGGATTTAATGCAGAGGGCTATTTAAAACGATTTGTGGATGTTGATTATCAAATTAAAGCTCCAGAGCATGAAGAGTTTATTCTTTTGTTGAGTGAGCAGTTAGTGCCGAGCCTTGGTGATGAGACTAGGGCTAGTCGTGTTGCTGCATTAGCAACAGAACTGGCAATGAGTTTTACCATGGCACCTCGAGATGTCGAGAAAGCTTTTTTAAAAGTTCCTGTCTTGTTGGCCACTCCTAATGATGTGACTAGTGATGATGTTTTACCATTAAATGAACGAAGTCTGTCTTGGATAAACCAAAGAGTTCGCCGAGATACTACTCATTACGTATCAAGGACTATGGTGAAAGATTTTTTTCATCCTATTTTAATTCTGTTGTTTATTAAGGAAGCTTCTGAGAGGCATTATTCAAATTTTGAAGAAGCCTATGATTATAGGAACGAGCAAAATAGAAAGGAATGGAGACAAGGTAGGCCAGAGTCTCGTTATGTAAACCTGATACGGGAATCAAAGGGGTATGCCGCTCATTCAGATAGGAACCTAGATAATAAATTAGTAATGAGCCCAGACTCATATAGCGAAGTCAAAAACCTAATGTATATGCTCAGTGCTAAAACAGACTATTGGACTGCACAGTATGATAAACTCCGTGGGCAGCTTGATAGCTTAGATAACATTGTTTTTCTGAGTACAGAGTAA
- a CDS encoding toprim domain-containing protein — MTGVPPTQKYNVSADVIVRALLADARFNLQIKGGYLRGGPCPECGKNELFTSMEKPWILKCSRENRCGWEENTIELLPDLFADFAKKYKPTEEEPNRTADAYLGLQRGFDLSKIRGWYEQEAFQDRSNGRMYSTIRFYLDEAKRTYWQRLIDPDEGVKKARFQGSYKGQVWTHPDFTLEEGERCMVVEGIFHAIALHHKDIKAAAALSCVNFPDAFIEQHKGKRIRWTIALDGDKAGKKYAKAHMKKLHAMGEKCEVLLLPEGQDWDDLYRAGKITKRFIDYCLYNGRLFLSETVNEKAYHYYARKRSRRFILDFDNMLFSIKVDAKLDKELYAIAANTEDDGDENKDDIALFELALLSPRGKDLFYSFCDVDKACSVVPEFLYMEYDEVMDEQFYVFKVRYGNGSKEKIISLEGTSISSPDAFHKTLLSKTNGGTFYGDSRCLKILCERWLDDDMLTVSSIPFVGYHKQLGAYVYQNHAYSNGKEIPLNDHGYFQLGKQGIKTSLSGVSVNTSGSFSPDWLENYVKVFNWQGLALLAYWLGTLFAQQIRAEQKTFPFLEFTGEPGAGKSTALEFCWKLVGRDDYEGFDIMKASMAGRRRAFNQLSNLPVVLIESDRDGGDRDAKARQLNWDELKAFYNGRSTGTLGIAKRGNDVEEHQFQASLVISQNAEVDGSEALLQRIVHCHVDKRHHKAGTRDLARWFERQTSDTVGGFLRAALQNEQKILKTYFEAFARLEQQYTSTDLKLERVVKNHAQIAACGYALAELFPAMTQERCQKLTQYLYERATDREDRLAADHPLVAQFWETYQYLNEERSTSAKDGWLNHSNEPTRIAINLNQYRDLCVSNGQELPDMKALKKLLQNSRKHKFLSKSESIYSPHLSKTIRCWVFECNYFK; from the coding sequence ATGACGGGTGTACCTCCTACTCAAAAATACAATGTAAGCGCGGATGTTATTGTCCGCGCCTTACTGGCTGATGCTCGGTTTAACCTTCAGATTAAGGGCGGCTACCTGCGTGGCGGCCCTTGTCCTGAATGTGGAAAGAATGAACTGTTTACTAGCATGGAAAAGCCTTGGATTTTAAAATGCAGCCGAGAAAATAGATGCGGGTGGGAAGAAAACACCATTGAGCTGCTTCCGGATCTGTTTGCTGACTTTGCTAAGAAATATAAACCAACAGAAGAAGAACCTAACCGTACTGCGGATGCCTACCTAGGGCTGCAGCGCGGGTTTGATCTTTCCAAGATTCGTGGCTGGTATGAGCAGGAGGCATTTCAGGATAGATCGAACGGACGGATGTATTCTACGATTCGCTTCTATTTGGACGAGGCAAAACGCACTTACTGGCAGCGATTAATCGACCCAGATGAGGGCGTGAAAAAAGCGCGCTTCCAAGGGTCCTACAAAGGGCAGGTGTGGACGCATCCAGATTTTACGCTTGAAGAAGGCGAGCGCTGCATGGTTGTGGAAGGAATTTTCCACGCCATTGCTTTGCATCATAAAGATATTAAGGCTGCAGCTGCACTTTCCTGTGTTAATTTTCCTGATGCTTTTATTGAACAGCACAAGGGAAAACGCATTCGTTGGACGATTGCCCTGGATGGGGACAAGGCTGGAAAAAAATACGCCAAAGCGCACATGAAAAAGCTGCACGCAATGGGCGAAAAGTGCGAGGTGTTGCTGCTTCCGGAAGGGCAGGATTGGGATGATCTTTACCGCGCTGGGAAGATAACAAAACGGTTTATAGACTACTGCCTGTACAATGGCAGATTGTTTTTGTCTGAAACGGTGAACGAAAAGGCGTACCACTATTATGCACGGAAACGCAGCCGGCGGTTCATTTTGGATTTCGACAACATGCTGTTTAGCATTAAGGTTGATGCCAAACTGGACAAAGAACTTTACGCCATTGCGGCCAACACCGAAGACGACGGCGACGAAAATAAAGACGACATAGCACTGTTTGAACTGGCGTTGCTTTCACCCAGAGGTAAAGACTTGTTCTACAGTTTTTGTGATGTGGATAAAGCCTGTAGCGTTGTGCCTGAGTTTTTGTACATGGAATACGATGAGGTGATGGATGAACAGTTTTATGTGTTCAAAGTGCGCTACGGCAACGGCTCTAAAGAAAAGATAATCTCCCTTGAAGGGACGAGTATTTCCAGCCCCGATGCCTTCCATAAAACATTACTCAGCAAAACCAACGGCGGCACCTTTTATGGTGACTCCCGTTGCCTTAAGATTTTGTGTGAGCGCTGGCTGGATGATGATATGCTTACTGTCTCCTCCATACCGTTTGTGGGCTACCATAAACAGTTGGGGGCATACGTGTACCAGAACCACGCCTACAGCAACGGTAAAGAAATACCGCTTAACGATCATGGTTATTTTCAGCTTGGTAAGCAGGGCATTAAAACAAGTCTCTCCGGTGTAAGTGTAAATACCAGTGGCAGCTTTTCTCCGGATTGGCTGGAGAACTACGTAAAGGTGTTTAACTGGCAGGGACTGGCCTTGCTTGCGTACTGGCTCGGCACTCTTTTCGCGCAGCAGATCCGCGCGGAGCAGAAGACCTTTCCTTTTTTAGAATTCACCGGCGAGCCTGGTGCAGGTAAATCTACCGCACTTGAGTTTTGTTGGAAGCTTGTGGGGCGCGACGACTACGAAGGCTTTGACATTATGAAAGCTTCGATGGCGGGACGCAGGCGTGCGTTTAACCAGTTATCCAACCTTCCTGTTGTTCTTATTGAATCAGACCGCGACGGCGGCGATAGGGACGCAAAAGCACGGCAGCTGAACTGGGACGAGCTCAAAGCATTCTACAACGGTCGTAGTACCGGTACGCTTGGCATAGCAAAGCGTGGTAACGATGTTGAAGAGCACCAGTTTCAAGCATCGTTAGTAATAAGCCAGAACGCAGAAGTGGACGGCAGCGAGGCGCTGCTGCAGCGCATAGTGCACTGCCATGTGGATAAGCGACACCATAAGGCAGGAACAAGAGATTTAGCCCGATGGTTTGAGAGACAGACCTCCGACACAGTCGGCGGTTTTTTGCGTGCCGCCCTGCAGAACGAACAGAAGATTTTGAAGACTTATTTTGAAGCCTTCGCCCGCCTAGAACAACAATACACATCAACAGACCTAAAGTTAGAGCGTGTGGTTAAGAACCATGCGCAAATTGCTGCCTGCGGCTACGCACTGGCAGAACTCTTCCCCGCCATGACGCAGGAACGCTGCCAGAAGCTTACCCAGTATCTTTATGAACGAGCAACAGACAGGGAAGACCGCCTTGCTGCAGATCATCCGCTAGTCGCTCAGTTCTGGGAAACCTATCAGTACCTGAATGAGGAAAGATCAACGAGTGCAAAGGATGGCTGGTTGAACCATAGCAACGAACCAACACGTATTGCTATTAACCTTAACCAGTATCGCGATCTTTGTGTTTCTAACGGACAGGAATTGCCGGATATGAAGGCGCTGAAAAAGCTTCTTCAGAATTCAAGAAAGCATAAGTTTTTATCTAAATCAGAATCAATCTATAGCCCCCATTTGAGCAAAACAATCAGATGCTGGGTGTTTGAATGTAACTATTTCAAATAG